One Pseudopipra pipra isolate bDixPip1 chromosome 28, bDixPip1.hap1, whole genome shotgun sequence genomic region harbors:
- the CKAP2L gene encoding cytoskeleton-associated protein 2-like isoform X1, translating into MSLWAISCALEFQGTALPGSPGRGVQEQRRSQLPNCRAAKERLKCLSAKPFLKDRTNDLNPHLEPVSKLKHVDRNKKDVLRNVMKSAQEDGKLSAKSTQHTGHASQQKPSNTSQRAVGVHPVQPGKSTKLPASAQTRGRLPPPGSGHLNPERKKKSAQDTVTAAALCVGSDHSPPGVPWSLNEELQDGLVCHKENLSPRASTLPELNRDFQFDGSSLGKKRVLAYEQSSAVMSRPVVGPEDKINNRQAKKDPVPDKFRKILPGSKSVSQKTSVRTQPLQPPRYLPASANLLHKKTGTNQEKTTTVRQPVGKPPGTAPVGVFKHQFQPPPMRSSSTKPLASGRPQGTTNLKSSLNRGGTMPQPRPMIKGGMDRKDMNVVRPRHTATSQGIDHANQPPSTHCSKTTALEGNLRSRKDQLKPELPKAIVQYGRVPRIPSAADRKKQLEEWLASKGKKYKRPPMTLLQKQAVKPPCRKVKAKEKQENPEQRCLVKINNILTECLNFVEEGVHAEELSKVLSVVPQAEKFAKFWICQAKLLARSGPFDVMGLYRAAVCAGAQPLQELRDVLDILKAAGHTSEGEKAEQPIPWEPTTPCPGERGPVASTPGPVGRPLTSLPLSVKLRVTSASRRREFPKGPELKFLTPVRRSLRVERAGSHYPEMLKDHDPVVSSLSEILDAEEETQFIFQKNKALPEVTGLEGLSSYTPESC; encoded by the exons ATGAGCCTCTGGGCAATATCGTGCGCATTGGAATTTCAGGGCACAGCATTGCCAGGCTCCCCAGGCAGAGGAGTGCAAG agcagcgGAGGAGCCAGCTGCCAAACTGCCGAGCAgccaaggaaaggctgaaatgCCTGAGTGCAAA ACCCTTTTTAAAGGACCGGACAAATGACCTGAATCCACACTTAGAACCAGTTTCTAAACTCAAGCAT GTTGACAGGAACAAGAAGGATGTTCTCAGAAATGTGATGAAGAGTGCTCAGGAGGATGGCAAGCTTAGTGCCAAATCCACACAGCACACTGGCCACGCTAGTCAGCAGAAGCCTTCAAACACATCCCAGAGAGCAGTGGGGGTGCATCCAgtgcagccagggaagagcacaAAGCTTCCTGCTTCTGCACAGACCAGAGGCAGGCTCCCACCTCCAGGCTCTGGTCACCTAAATCCGGAAAGGAAGAAGAAGTCTGCACAGGACACTGTCACTGCTGCAGCACTTTGTGTGGGAAGTGACCACTCCCCTCCTGGAGTGCCTTGGTCCCTGAatgaggagctgcaggatgggCTGGTCTGTCACAAGGAAAACCTCAGCCCACGAGCCTCCACACTCCCAGAGCTAAACAGAGATTTCCAATTTGATGGAAGCAGTCTTGGGAAGAAGAGAGTCTTGGCTTACGAGCAAAGCTCAGCTGTAATGTCAAGGCCCGTTGTGGGCCCGGAGGACAAAATTAATAACCGCCAGGCTAAGAAAGACCCAGTTCCAGATAAATTCAGGAAAATCCTGCCAGGCTCAAAGAGCGTGTCTCAAAAAACAAGTGTCAGAACTCAGCCATTGCAGCCCCCTAGGTACCTTCCTGCTTCTGCTAATTTGCTACATAAAAAAACAGGGACAAACCAGGAAAAAACTACTACAGTGAGGCAACCTGTGGGAAAGccacctggcacagctccagtgGGAGTTTTTAAGCACCAATTTCAACCTCCCCCAATGAGAAGTTCTTCCACTAAGCCTCTGGCCTCAGGCAGGCCTCAGGGGACAACAAACCTGAAATCCAGCCTGAACCGAGGTGGCACCATGCCACAGCCAAGGCCCATGATTAAAGGGGGGATGGACAGGAAGGACATGAATGTGGTGCGTCCCAGACACACAGCAACATCCCAAGGGATAGACCACGCAAACCAGCCTCCCAGCACACACTGCTCCAAAACTACTGCACTTGAGGGTAATTTGAGGAGTAGGAAAGATCAGCTTAAACCGGAGCTGCCGAAGGCAATCGTGCAGTATGGGCGTGTTCCCAGGATCCCATCAGCTGCGGATCGTAA gaaacagctggaggagtggcTGGCATCGAAAGGCAAGAAATACAAGCGGCCGCCGATGACGCTGCTTCAGAAGCAGGCAGTGAAGCCGCCCTGCAGAAAGGTCAAGGCGAAAGAGAAGCAAGAGAATCCAGAGCAGCGCTGCCTGGTGAAGATCAACAACATATTAACTGAGTGCCTGAACTTTGTTGAGGAG GGTGTCCATGCAGAGGAGCTATCAAAAGTGCTGTCTGTTGTGCCCCAGGCAGAGAAATTTGCCAAATTCTGGATCTGCCAAGCAAAGCTGCTGGCCCGGAGTGGCCCCTTTGATGTGATGGGGCTGTACAGAGCAGCAGTCTGCGCAGGCGCTCAG ccactccaggagctcagggatGTTCTTGATATTTTGAAGGCTGCAGGCCATACATCAGAAG GGGAAAAGGCTGAGCAACCCATTCCTTGGGAGCCTACAACACCTTGTCCAGGTGAGAGGGGGCCCGTAGCATCGACTCCAGGCCCAGTGGGGAGGCCCCTGACCTCCCTACCTCTCTCAGTCAAGTTACGGGTCACATCTGCATCCAG ACGAAGGGAGTTCCCGAAAGGCCCGGAATTGAAATTCCTGACCCCCGTGCGGCGCTCGCTGCGGGTTGAGCGGGCTGGGAGCCACTACCCAGAGATGCTGAAGGACCATGACCCTGTGGTGTCATCCCTCAGTGAAATCCTGGATGCTGAAGAGGAGACTCAGTTCATCTTCCAGAAAAACAAGGCTTTGCCAGAGGTGACAGGGCTGGAGGGTTTGAGTTCATACACCCCTGAGAGCTGCTAA
- the CKAP2L gene encoding cytoskeleton-associated protein 2-like isoform X2: MDAARRLVEVSVVAAPGMERAGAAEQRRSQLPNCRAAKERLKCLSAKPFLKDRTNDLNPHLEPVSKLKHVDRNKKDVLRNVMKSAQEDGKLSAKSTQHTGHASQQKPSNTSQRAVGVHPVQPGKSTKLPASAQTRGRLPPPGSGHLNPERKKKSAQDTVTAAALCVGSDHSPPGVPWSLNEELQDGLVCHKENLSPRASTLPELNRDFQFDGSSLGKKRVLAYEQSSAVMSRPVVGPEDKINNRQAKKDPVPDKFRKILPGSKSVSQKTSVRTQPLQPPRYLPASANLLHKKTGTNQEKTTTVRQPVGKPPGTAPVGVFKHQFQPPPMRSSSTKPLASGRPQGTTNLKSSLNRGGTMPQPRPMIKGGMDRKDMNVVRPRHTATSQGIDHANQPPSTHCSKTTALEGNLRSRKDQLKPELPKAIVQYGRVPRIPSAADRKKQLEEWLASKGKKYKRPPMTLLQKQAVKPPCRKVKAKEKQENPEQRCLVKINNILTECLNFVEEGVHAEELSKVLSVVPQAEKFAKFWICQAKLLARSGPFDVMGLYRAAVCAGAQPLQELRDVLDILKAAGHTSEGEKAEQPIPWEPTTPCPGERGPVASTPGPVGRPLTSLPLSVKLRVTSASRRREFPKGPELKFLTPVRRSLRVERAGSHYPEMLKDHDPVVSSLSEILDAEEETQFIFQKNKALPEVTGLEGLSSYTPESC; the protein is encoded by the exons ATGGACGCGGCGCGGCGGTTGGTGGAAGTGTCGGTGGTCGCAGCGCCCGGGATGGAGCGCGCGGGGGCGGCCG agcagcgGAGGAGCCAGCTGCCAAACTGCCGAGCAgccaaggaaaggctgaaatgCCTGAGTGCAAA ACCCTTTTTAAAGGACCGGACAAATGACCTGAATCCACACTTAGAACCAGTTTCTAAACTCAAGCAT GTTGACAGGAACAAGAAGGATGTTCTCAGAAATGTGATGAAGAGTGCTCAGGAGGATGGCAAGCTTAGTGCCAAATCCACACAGCACACTGGCCACGCTAGTCAGCAGAAGCCTTCAAACACATCCCAGAGAGCAGTGGGGGTGCATCCAgtgcagccagggaagagcacaAAGCTTCCTGCTTCTGCACAGACCAGAGGCAGGCTCCCACCTCCAGGCTCTGGTCACCTAAATCCGGAAAGGAAGAAGAAGTCTGCACAGGACACTGTCACTGCTGCAGCACTTTGTGTGGGAAGTGACCACTCCCCTCCTGGAGTGCCTTGGTCCCTGAatgaggagctgcaggatgggCTGGTCTGTCACAAGGAAAACCTCAGCCCACGAGCCTCCACACTCCCAGAGCTAAACAGAGATTTCCAATTTGATGGAAGCAGTCTTGGGAAGAAGAGAGTCTTGGCTTACGAGCAAAGCTCAGCTGTAATGTCAAGGCCCGTTGTGGGCCCGGAGGACAAAATTAATAACCGCCAGGCTAAGAAAGACCCAGTTCCAGATAAATTCAGGAAAATCCTGCCAGGCTCAAAGAGCGTGTCTCAAAAAACAAGTGTCAGAACTCAGCCATTGCAGCCCCCTAGGTACCTTCCTGCTTCTGCTAATTTGCTACATAAAAAAACAGGGACAAACCAGGAAAAAACTACTACAGTGAGGCAACCTGTGGGAAAGccacctggcacagctccagtgGGAGTTTTTAAGCACCAATTTCAACCTCCCCCAATGAGAAGTTCTTCCACTAAGCCTCTGGCCTCAGGCAGGCCTCAGGGGACAACAAACCTGAAATCCAGCCTGAACCGAGGTGGCACCATGCCACAGCCAAGGCCCATGATTAAAGGGGGGATGGACAGGAAGGACATGAATGTGGTGCGTCCCAGACACACAGCAACATCCCAAGGGATAGACCACGCAAACCAGCCTCCCAGCACACACTGCTCCAAAACTACTGCACTTGAGGGTAATTTGAGGAGTAGGAAAGATCAGCTTAAACCGGAGCTGCCGAAGGCAATCGTGCAGTATGGGCGTGTTCCCAGGATCCCATCAGCTGCGGATCGTAA gaaacagctggaggagtggcTGGCATCGAAAGGCAAGAAATACAAGCGGCCGCCGATGACGCTGCTTCAGAAGCAGGCAGTGAAGCCGCCCTGCAGAAAGGTCAAGGCGAAAGAGAAGCAAGAGAATCCAGAGCAGCGCTGCCTGGTGAAGATCAACAACATATTAACTGAGTGCCTGAACTTTGTTGAGGAG GGTGTCCATGCAGAGGAGCTATCAAAAGTGCTGTCTGTTGTGCCCCAGGCAGAGAAATTTGCCAAATTCTGGATCTGCCAAGCAAAGCTGCTGGCCCGGAGTGGCCCCTTTGATGTGATGGGGCTGTACAGAGCAGCAGTCTGCGCAGGCGCTCAG ccactccaggagctcagggatGTTCTTGATATTTTGAAGGCTGCAGGCCATACATCAGAAG GGGAAAAGGCTGAGCAACCCATTCCTTGGGAGCCTACAACACCTTGTCCAGGTGAGAGGGGGCCCGTAGCATCGACTCCAGGCCCAGTGGGGAGGCCCCTGACCTCCCTACCTCTCTCAGTCAAGTTACGGGTCACATCTGCATCCAG ACGAAGGGAGTTCCCGAAAGGCCCGGAATTGAAATTCCTGACCCCCGTGCGGCGCTCGCTGCGGGTTGAGCGGGCTGGGAGCCACTACCCAGAGATGCTGAAGGACCATGACCCTGTGGTGTCATCCCTCAGTGAAATCCTGGATGCTGAAGAGGAGACTCAGTTCATCTTCCAGAAAAACAAGGCTTTGCCAGAGGTGACAGGGCTGGAGGGTTTGAGTTCATACACCCCTGAGAGCTGCTAA
- the LOC135403834 gene encoding interleukin-1 receptor antagonist protein-like, translating to MAFVPDLDTLENSSLNEEMFYGPDCLCPQKKPRLDLEVTSPRVGIQVTVTKGHPARTFRRAAVLVVAVTKFLKQPAHKDFADSDLGSFLDDLFEPISFQHITGSYAGAPVFRYTRSQSFDILDIDHKCFVLESPTQLVALHLQGPSAGRKVKLNIALYRPRSSQGSPGAGRVPVALGIKGYQLYMSCVMSGAKPVLQLEEADVRRDIETVELTRFIFYRLDSPAEGTTRFESAAFPGWFVCTSLQPRQPVGITNAPDQVNIATYELSGR from the exons ATGGCATTCGTCCCTGATTTGGACACACTGGAGAATAGCAG CCTAAATGAGGAGATGTTTTATGGCCCCGACTGCCTCTGCCCGCAGAAG aaaCCCCGACTGGACTTGGAGGTGACATCACCCAGGGTGGGCATCCAAGTGACAGTGACCAAGGGACACCCTGCCAGGACCTTTCGCCGGGCTGCTGTCCTGGTGGTTGCTGTGACCAAGTTCCTAAAGCAGCCAGCGCACAAGGACTTTGCTGACAGTGACCTTGGCAGCTTCTTGGATGATCTTTTCG agccCATCTCCTTCCAGCACATAACGGGCAGTTATGCTGGGGCACCCGTCTTCCGCTACACCCGTTCCCAGTCCTTTGACATCCTGGACATTGACCACAAGTGTTTTGTGCTAGAGTCGCCAACCCAGCTGGTGGCCCTGCACCTGCAGGGACCCTCTGCCGGAAGGAAAG tgaAGCTCAACATCGCTCTGTACCGTCCCCGGTCATCGCAGGgcagcccaggggctgggcgGGTGCCTGTGGCCTTGGGTATCAAGGGCTACCAGCTCTATATGTCGTGTGTGATGAGTGGCGCCAAGCCcgtgctgcagctggag GAAGCTGATGTCAGGAGGGATATTGAGACCGTGGAGCTGACCCGCTTCATCTTCTACCGTCTGGACAGCCCGGCCGAGGGGACTACCCGCTTCGAGTCCGCTGCCTTCCCTGGCTGGTTCGTCTGCACATCCCTGCAGCCCCGCCAGCCTGTGGGTATCACCAATGCTCCTGACCAAGTGAACATTGCTACCTACGAGCTGAGCGGGCGCTGA
- the LOC135403645 gene encoding basic proline-rich protein-like: protein MDGEAWGGQRSRAKGCSHSCSSSGHLRDRGSQGPWGGRGPARILCGGCTADPGPLESPGGPRRPRGLGRAERWGPGGRDEAAPQGPRVRRAREGAARPPPRPARAVTPPPPRARQSPPAPTVWARLHLTPANHRPLLAAYRSGASRRAAFPLAARLSVSGQCPPQQAPGRHRQGHRGAARPPRAPPAPLQPWPPPPGPHRPVPPPGPDAGPTGAFVRPARSPSCDSGPDHRSHPAPPVRHSVAPPLALATPLRLVPMRLRRPAREVTPGMGAGYWRRPWTVAMAEGPPVQPGTPTVTRNRHRALRIPTMAWVPLSWPEDLHRGVEFPLPWETSGLWGYPSVGDSQWGLRGSKEVPGELWGSGSFLPCGATSGMPDGRGDEECPQRPRP, encoded by the exons ATGGACGGGGAAGCTTGGG GAGGCCAGAGGTCCAGGGCTAaaggctgcagccacagctgctccagcagtgggCACCTTCGGGACCGCGGTAGCCAAGGGCCctggggcgggcgggggccggcGCGTATCCTATGCGGAGGCTGCACGGCCGACCCCGGCCCACTAGAGTCCCCAGGCGGCCCCAGGAGGCCCCGCGGGCTCGGACGGGCGGAACGGTGGGGGCCGGGCGGGCGAGACGAGGCGGCCCCGCAGGGGCCCCGCGTGCGGCGGGCGCGGGAAGGGGCCGCgcgacccccgccccgccccgcgagGGCGGTaaccccgccccctccccgcgcccGCCAATCACCGCCCGCCCCCACTGTCTGGGCCCGCCTCCACCTCACGCCCGCCAATCATCGCCCGCTCCTCGCCGCCTATAGGAGCGGCGCGAGCCGCCGAGCCGCCTTCCCATTGGCCGCCAGGCTGTCCGTCTCGGGGCAGTGCCCCCCCCAACAGGCGCCCGGGCGGCACCGCCAAGGACACAGGGGCGCGGCCCGTCCGCCCcgcgcgccccccgccccgctccagccctggcccccACCGCCCGGCCCTCACCGCCCAGtcccgccgcccggccccgaCGCAGGACCCACCGGCGCGTTCGTCCGCCCCGCTCGCAGCCCCAGCTGTGACAGCGGCCCCGACCACCGGTCCCACCCCGCCCCGCCCGTGCGTCACAGCGTCGCCCCACCCCTCGCCCTGGCCACGCCCCTCCGCCTCGTCCCAATGCGCCTGCGCCGCCCGGCGCGCGAGGTGACCCCTGGGATGGGGGCGGGGTACTGGCGTCGCCCGTGGACAGTCGCCATGGCCGAGGGCCCCCCAGTACAGCCTGGAACACCTACCGTGACCCGCAACCGTCACCGCGCCTTGAGGATCCCAACCATGGCCTGGGTGCCCCTGTCATGGCCTGAGGACCTCCACCGTGGCGTGGAGTTCCCCTTGCCCTGGGAGACCTCAGGCCTTTGGGGATATCCCAGCGTGGGTGACAGCCAGTGGGGGCTCAGAGGGTCAAAGGAAGTGCCGGGGGAGCTCTGGGGTTCTGGCAGTTTCCTGCCG TGTGGCGCAACCTCCGGCATGCCGGATGGACGTGGGGATGAGGAGTGTCCCCAGAGACCACGTCCCTGA